A genomic window from Arthrobacter globiformis includes:
- a CDS encoding thiamine pyrophosphate-dependent dehydrogenase E1 component subunit alpha, whose protein sequence is MTISADHPGPGTTQVDPGPEQAEDTYLPDAAAEAVRKFGITAEDYMLPARHQIQMVDQDGNLQHHSEQGAEPGHEYPLPGDEELLAAYEQLVIGRRVNDQNSALVRQGRMAVYPSSHGQEACQVAAALCLAAGDWMFPTYRDAVAVMARGVDPVQAMTIFRGDWHGGYDPLEHKVGIQCTPLTTQLLHAVGVARAAKLRGEDTVVLAMCGDGATSEGDFHEALNFAAVFHLPVVFFVQNNQYAISVPLAHQSVAPSLAHKAVGYGMAGERVDGNDVVALLAVLDRAVKLARERSGPLLVEAHTYRMQAHTNADDATRYRQDSEVAQWLARDPLTRMRTYLSGRGLLDDDGEARIADKAEAVATQLRSGLGEDVPVDPQDLFKYVFSAPTPQLNEQSALLADELARDAAGAPSTTEASE, encoded by the coding sequence ATGACGATCTCCGCAGACCACCCTGGCCCCGGCACGACGCAGGTTGACCCCGGACCTGAACAGGCCGAGGACACGTACCTGCCCGACGCAGCCGCCGAGGCCGTGCGCAAGTTCGGCATCACCGCCGAGGACTACATGCTGCCCGCTCGCCATCAGATTCAAATGGTGGACCAGGACGGCAATCTCCAGCACCATTCCGAACAGGGCGCCGAGCCGGGCCACGAGTATCCGCTGCCCGGCGACGAGGAACTCCTGGCCGCCTACGAGCAACTCGTTATCGGGCGCCGGGTCAATGACCAAAACTCGGCCCTGGTGAGGCAGGGCCGCATGGCGGTCTACCCTTCAAGCCACGGGCAGGAGGCCTGCCAGGTGGCGGCCGCCCTGTGCCTCGCGGCCGGCGACTGGATGTTTCCCACGTACCGTGATGCGGTGGCAGTCATGGCCCGCGGCGTGGACCCCGTCCAGGCCATGACCATCTTCCGCGGCGACTGGCACGGCGGCTACGATCCGCTGGAGCACAAGGTTGGTATCCAGTGCACGCCGCTCACCACCCAGCTGCTTCACGCCGTCGGCGTCGCCCGTGCCGCCAAGCTCCGCGGGGAGGACACCGTGGTCCTGGCCATGTGCGGCGACGGTGCCACCAGCGAGGGTGACTTCCACGAGGCCCTCAACTTCGCCGCCGTTTTCCACCTTCCCGTCGTCTTCTTCGTGCAGAATAACCAGTACGCCATCTCCGTGCCCCTGGCGCATCAGTCCGTCGCTCCATCGCTGGCGCACAAGGCCGTGGGTTATGGCATGGCCGGCGAACGGGTGGACGGCAACGACGTCGTCGCGCTCCTCGCCGTCCTGGACCGTGCCGTCAAGCTCGCCCGCGAACGCTCTGGCCCGCTGCTGGTGGAGGCGCACACCTACCGCATGCAGGCCCACACCAACGCCGACGACGCCACCCGTTACCGGCAGGACAGCGAGGTGGCCCAATGGCTGGCCCGGGATCCACTCACCCGGATGAGGACGTACCTCTCCGGTAGGGGACTGCTGGACGACGACGGTGAAGCCCGGATCGCGGACAAGGCGGAAGCGGTTGCCACGCAGCTCCGTAGCGGCCTCGGCGAGGATGTCCCCGTCGATCCGCAGGACCTGTTCAAGTACGTCTTCTCCGCGCCGACACCGCAACTCAACGAACAGTCGGCCCTGCTCGCCGACGAACTCGCCCGCGACGCCGCCGGCGCTCCATCCACTACGGAGGCCTCCGAATGA
- a CDS encoding Lrp/AsnC family transcriptional regulator, with protein sequence MAEPDDENTAVPLDDVDRNIIAELTRDGRISVTQVAENVHISRAHAYTRIARLTGQGVLTKFTALVDPIKAGLKSSAYVTLKVQQHSWRELREQLCAIPEIHHIALVGGDFDVVLLVRATDNVHLRRVIFDQLQSMAGVLDTQTFLVFEDVDTR encoded by the coding sequence ATGGCTGAACCGGACGATGAGAATACGGCGGTGCCACTTGACGATGTGGACCGCAACATCATTGCCGAACTGACCCGGGACGGCCGGATTTCGGTAACTCAGGTGGCTGAGAACGTCCATATTTCCCGGGCCCACGCCTACACACGGATTGCGCGGCTGACCGGTCAGGGCGTACTGACGAAGTTCACGGCATTAGTTGATCCCATAAAGGCCGGCCTCAAGTCCTCGGCCTACGTCACGCTCAAGGTGCAGCAGCACTCATGGCGGGAGCTACGGGAGCAGTTGTGCGCTATTCCCGAGATACACCATATCGCGCTCGTGGGTGGGGACTTTGACGTCGTCCTGCTGGTGCGAGCCACGGACAACGTGCACCTGCGGCGGGTAATTTTCGACCAACTGCAGTCCATGGCGGGCGTGTTGGATACGCAGACGTTTCTGGTTTTTGAGGACGTGGATACGCGCTGA
- a CDS encoding enoyl-CoA hydratase/isomerase family protein, translating to MISLSIADGVAEVVLNAPQKLNSLDEQALVELSQAYDDAAAAASRSEVRALLLRGEGRAFCAGRDIAGVTPESDDAEAYLGGLVQPLLQKMSSFPAPTFAAAQGACLGVGLGLLLATDVVYVAENAKFGSPFAKLGATLDSGGHWYFTERMGMHRTLDLIYTAELISGVEAVAQGMFSRALPADELLDTTRSIVAKVATGATGAFKASKELVAHIRDQRLGLWTSMQEENAEQARLCKSEDYAEGFRAFQEKREPQFKG from the coding sequence ATGATTTCCCTTTCCATTGCCGACGGCGTCGCCGAAGTGGTCCTGAACGCCCCGCAGAAGCTGAACTCGCTGGACGAGCAGGCGCTGGTGGAGCTGTCCCAGGCGTACGACGACGCCGCTGCCGCCGCCTCGCGCAGTGAGGTGCGGGCGCTGCTGCTCAGGGGAGAGGGCCGCGCCTTCTGCGCGGGTCGGGACATTGCCGGCGTGACCCCGGAGAGCGACGACGCCGAGGCGTACCTGGGCGGGCTGGTGCAGCCGCTGCTGCAGAAGATGAGCTCGTTCCCGGCGCCGACCTTCGCCGCGGCCCAAGGGGCATGTTTGGGCGTGGGCCTGGGGCTGTTGCTCGCTACTGACGTGGTCTACGTGGCGGAGAACGCGAAGTTCGGCTCGCCGTTCGCCAAGCTGGGAGCCACGCTGGACTCGGGCGGGCACTGGTACTTCACCGAGCGGATGGGCATGCACCGGACGCTGGACCTGATCTACACGGCGGAGCTGATCTCCGGCGTCGAAGCTGTGGCTCAGGGGATGTTTAGCAGGGCTCTGCCAGCGGACGAGCTGCTGGACACCACGCGTTCCATCGTGGCGAAGGTGGCGACCGGCGCGACAGGTGCGTTCAAGGCCAGCAAGGAACTGGTGGCGCACATCCGCGACCAGCGCCTGGGTCTGTGGACGTCGATGCAAGAGGAGAACGCCGAGCAAGCGCGGCTCTGCAAGAGCGAGGACTATGCCGAGGGCTTCCGGGCGTTCCAGGAAAAGCGCGAGCCGCAATTCAAGGGATGA
- the paaE gene encoding 1,2-phenylacetyl-CoA epoxidase subunit PaaE, protein MPVVRQTAAESAQATGRRRPSFHSLTVAEVRRLTDDAIEVTFAVPAELAGQFDYLPGQYVALRTTLPDENGEPKEIRRSYSICAEPRSFADGSSEIRVAIKKDLGGLFSTWANAELKAGDTLEVMSPMGAFVSKHGRDGQAVDQNVMNSMNHPEDLAGEPGNFVAIAAGSGITPVIAIARTLLAASPDTRFDLIYANKAAMDVMFLEELADLKDKYPSRLALHHVLSREQRIAPLLSGRIDAEKLRALLGTAIHADDVDEWFLCGPFELVQLCRDTLAERGVKPEHVRFELFTSGKPDRPEGNAGRPVVEDESKETYKITFKLDGLQGEVASPTHARESILNAALRVRPDVPFACAGGVCGTCRAKVVTGTVTMDENYALEQDELDKGYVLTCQSHPTSKEVSVDFDV, encoded by the coding sequence ATGCCTGTTGTCCGCCAGACTGCCGCCGAATCGGCGCAGGCCACCGGCCGCCGTCGTCCGTCCTTCCATTCCCTCACCGTGGCGGAGGTGCGCCGGCTCACCGACGATGCCATCGAGGTGACCTTCGCGGTGCCGGCCGAGCTCGCCGGGCAGTTCGACTACCTGCCGGGCCAGTACGTCGCCCTGCGCACCACGCTCCCGGACGAGAACGGCGAGCCGAAGGAGATCCGCCGCAGCTACTCGATCTGCGCCGAGCCGCGCAGCTTCGCGGACGGCAGCAGCGAGATCCGGGTGGCCATCAAGAAGGACTTGGGCGGGCTGTTCTCCACGTGGGCCAACGCCGAGCTGAAGGCCGGGGACACCCTGGAGGTCATGAGCCCCATGGGCGCGTTCGTGTCCAAGCACGGCCGGGACGGGCAGGCCGTGGACCAGAACGTCATGAATTCGATGAACCATCCGGAGGACCTGGCGGGGGAGCCGGGGAACTTCGTGGCGATCGCCGCGGGCTCGGGCATCACGCCGGTGATCGCGATCGCCCGGACGCTGCTGGCCGCCAGCCCGGACACCCGGTTCGACCTGATCTACGCCAACAAGGCGGCCATGGACGTGATGTTCCTGGAGGAGCTCGCGGACCTGAAAGACAAGTACCCGTCGCGCCTGGCGCTGCACCACGTGCTGTCCCGCGAGCAGCGGATCGCGCCGCTGCTGAGCGGCCGGATCGACGCCGAGAAGCTGCGGGCGCTGCTGGGCACCGCCATCCACGCGGACGACGTGGACGAGTGGTTCCTGTGCGGGCCGTTCGAGCTGGTGCAGCTGTGCCGGGACACCCTGGCCGAGCGCGGCGTGAAGCCGGAGCACGTCCGGTTCGAGCTGTTCACCTCCGGCAAGCCGGACCGCCCCGAGGGCAACGCCGGCCGTCCCGTCGTCGAGGACGAGTCCAAGGAGACCTACAAGATCACCTTTAAGCTGGACGGCCTGCAGGGCGAGGTGGCTAGCCCCACGCATGCCCGGGAGTCCATCCTCAACGCCGCGCTGCGGGTCCGCCCGGACGTTCCGTTCGCGTGCGCCGGGGGAGTCTGCGGCACCTGCCGCGCCAAGGTGGTCACCGGCACTGTGACCATGGACGAAAACTACGCGCTGGAGCAGGATGAGCTGGACAAGGGCTACGTCCTGACCTGCCAGAGCCACCCCACCAGCAAGGAAGTCTCCGTCGACTTCGACGTGTAG
- the paaD gene encoding 1,2-phenylacetyl-CoA epoxidase subunit PaaD has translation MYISDFETKTGVTAEQKAWDIAATVCDPEIPVLTIEDLGILRSVRLFDDGGPVPAVQVTITPTYSGCPAMDAIRDDLKAAFHKEGYPSVHVELVLSPAWTTDWMTDAGKAKLREYGIAPPSGRAALGHNGPVRLSLAVKCPQCSSLNTKELTRFGSTSCKALYVCQDCREPFDYFKVL, from the coding sequence GTGTACATCTCGGACTTCGAAACCAAGACCGGCGTCACCGCCGAGCAGAAGGCGTGGGACATCGCCGCCACGGTCTGCGACCCCGAGATCCCGGTGCTCACCATCGAGGACCTCGGCATCCTGCGCAGCGTGAGGCTGTTCGACGACGGTGGGCCGGTGCCCGCCGTGCAGGTCACCATCACGCCCACGTACTCGGGCTGCCCCGCGATGGACGCCATCCGCGACGACCTGAAGGCCGCCTTCCACAAGGAGGGCTATCCCAGCGTGCACGTGGAACTCGTACTGAGCCCGGCCTGGACCACGGACTGGATGACGGACGCCGGCAAGGCCAAGCTGCGGGAGTACGGCATCGCCCCGCCGTCGGGCCGCGCGGCCCTGGGCCACAACGGGCCGGTCCGGCTCAGCCTGGCCGTGAAGTGCCCGCAGTGCTCGTCCCTGAACACCAAGGAACTCACCCGTTTCGGTTCCACCTCCTGCAAGGCGCTGTACGTGTGCCAGGACTGCAGGGAACCGTTCGACTACTTCAAAGTCCTGTAA
- the paaC gene encoding 1,2-phenylacetyl-CoA epoxidase subunit PaaC codes for MTAPETQETTGHGDISVGVAGAGASGDGSASATRITPGNALRPEDIALEVRTGLAKPTEDVAEYALRLGDDALILAQRLGHWISRAPELEEDVALGNIALDQLGHARSFLSYAGGAWEKSEDDLAYFRREHEFRSAHLFEQPNGDFAVTIARQFVVSYYQFELYRRLTESTDATLAAIAAKAVKEVDYHRDHSAQWVLRLAGGTEESRQRMIHGLKLIWPYIGELFEDDELVTRLAEAGAAVEPSSLRADFDRLTGEVLKEAELDVPDVPFAPGGGRQGRHSEHLGYILAEMQVLAREHPGASW; via the coding sequence GTGACGGCTCCGGAAACACAAGAAACCACAGGCCACGGCGACATTTCCGTCGGCGTCGCGGGCGCAGGTGCCAGCGGCGACGGGTCGGCCAGCGCCACCCGCATCACCCCGGGCAACGCGCTCCGCCCGGAGGACATCGCGCTCGAGGTCCGCACCGGCCTGGCCAAGCCCACCGAGGACGTGGCCGAGTACGCGTTGCGCCTCGGCGACGACGCCCTGATCCTCGCCCAGCGCCTGGGTCACTGGATCTCCCGCGCACCGGAGCTGGAGGAGGACGTGGCCCTGGGCAACATCGCCCTGGACCAGCTGGGCCACGCCCGGAGTTTCCTGAGCTACGCCGGCGGCGCCTGGGAGAAGAGTGAGGACGACCTCGCCTACTTCCGCCGCGAGCACGAGTTCCGCTCCGCGCACCTGTTCGAGCAGCCCAACGGTGACTTCGCCGTCACCATCGCACGGCAGTTCGTGGTGAGCTACTACCAGTTCGAGCTCTATCGCCGGCTGACCGAGTCCACCGACGCCACCCTGGCTGCCATCGCCGCGAAGGCCGTGAAGGAAGTGGACTACCACCGCGACCACAGCGCCCAGTGGGTGCTGCGCTTGGCCGGAGGCACCGAGGAATCCCGCCAGAGGATGATCCACGGCCTGAAGCTCATCTGGCCGTACATCGGCGAACTCTTCGAGGACGACGAGCTGGTGACCCGACTCGCTGAGGCGGGCGCCGCCGTCGAGCCTTCCAGCCTGAGGGCGGACTTTGACCGCCTCACCGGCGAAGTCCTCAAAGAGGCGGAGCTGGACGTCCCCGACGTGCCGTTCGCGCCGGGCGGCGGGCGCCAGGGCAGGCACTCCGAACACCTGGGCTATATCCTGGCCGAGATGCAGGTACTGGCCCGGGAGCATCCCGGAGCAAGCTGGTGA
- the paaB gene encoding 1,2-phenylacetyl-CoA epoxidase subunit PaaB, with protein sequence MSPHGNPEVPASSAGAVESSAAKVPAQPAPSEEAPLHSSVWPLWEVFVRSSRGLSHVHAGSLHAPDAAMALRNARDLYTRRNEGVSIWVVPAEAIASSDPDAKGSFFESPQGKDYRHATYYTKSEGVKHL encoded by the coding sequence ATGAGTCCCCACGGCAACCCAGAAGTACCGGCCAGCTCCGCCGGAGCAGTAGAAAGCTCCGCCGCCAAGGTCCCGGCCCAGCCGGCTCCCAGCGAGGAAGCCCCGCTGCACAGCAGCGTTTGGCCACTCTGGGAGGTCTTCGTCCGGTCCAGCCGCGGGCTGTCCCACGTGCACGCCGGCAGCCTGCACGCGCCGGATGCCGCCATGGCCCTGCGCAATGCCCGAGACCTGTACACCCGCCGCAACGAGGGCGTGTCCATCTGGGTGGTCCCGGCGGAGGCCATCGCCTCCAGCGACCCCGACGCCAAGGGCTCGTTCTTCGAGTCGCCGCAGGGCAAGGACTACCGGCACGCCACGTACTACACCAAGAGCGAAGGGGTGAAGCACCTGTGA
- the paaA gene encoding 1,2-phenylacetyl-CoA epoxidase subunit PaaA, with product MAAQNLQSVPDQPAPPGAAATAGDKGQAQLEAEGQAYFDRVISEDSRIEPRDWMPAAYRKTLLRQISQHAHSEIIGMQPEANWISRAPSLKRKAILMAKVQDEAGHGLYLYSAAETLGQSRDQMMDDLIAGKARYSSIFNYPALTWADMGAIGWLVDGAAICNQVPLCRASYGPYGRAMVRICKEESFHQRQGFEILLELSNGTPAQKQMAQDAVNRWYAPALMMFGPPDDDSPNSKQSMAWNIKRFSNDELRSRFVGMMVEQVRVLGLTLPDSEVRFNEDTKKWEHGPLDWNEFKEVLAGRGPCNSQRLERRRQAHDDGAWVREAAAAYAAKQVNKQKEYAA from the coding sequence ATGGCAGCGCAGAACCTGCAGTCAGTGCCTGACCAGCCGGCACCCCCGGGCGCAGCAGCCACCGCCGGCGATAAGGGCCAGGCCCAGCTGGAGGCCGAGGGCCAGGCATACTTTGACCGCGTGATCTCCGAGGATTCCCGGATCGAGCCGCGCGACTGGATGCCGGCCGCCTACCGCAAGACCCTCCTGCGCCAGATCTCGCAGCACGCGCACTCGGAGATCATCGGCATGCAGCCGGAGGCCAACTGGATCTCCCGCGCCCCCAGTCTGAAGCGCAAGGCCATCCTCATGGCCAAGGTCCAGGACGAGGCCGGCCACGGGCTCTACCTCTACTCCGCCGCCGAGACGCTGGGCCAGTCCCGCGACCAGATGATGGACGACCTCATCGCCGGCAAGGCCCGCTACTCCTCGATCTTCAACTACCCGGCCCTCACCTGGGCGGACATGGGTGCCATCGGCTGGCTCGTCGACGGCGCCGCCATCTGCAACCAGGTGCCGCTGTGCCGCGCGTCGTACGGCCCTTACGGCCGGGCCATGGTGCGCATCTGCAAGGAGGAATCCTTCCATCAGCGCCAGGGATTCGAGATCCTGCTGGAGCTCTCCAACGGAACGCCCGCGCAGAAGCAGATGGCCCAGGACGCGGTGAACCGCTGGTACGCCCCGGCCCTGATGATGTTCGGCCCGCCGGACGACGATTCCCCCAACTCCAAGCAGTCCATGGCCTGGAACATCAAGCGCTTCAGCAACGATGAGCTGCGCTCGCGGTTCGTCGGCATGATGGTGGAGCAGGTCAGGGTCCTGGGCCTCACCCTCCCGGACAGTGAGGTCCGCTTCAACGAGGACACCAAGAAGTGGGAACACGGCCCGCTGGACTGGAACGAATTCAAGGAAGTCCTGGCCGGCCGCGGCCCCTGTAACTCGCAGCGGCTTGAGCGCCGCCGGCAGGCGCACGACGACGGCGCCTGGGTCCGTGAGGCGGCAGCCGCCTATGCGGCCAAGCAGGTTAACAAGCAGAAGGAATACGCAGCATGA